The Branchiostoma floridae strain S238N-H82 chromosome 10, Bfl_VNyyK, whole genome shotgun sequence genome has a segment encoding these proteins:
- the LOC118424530 gene encoding 10 kDa heat shock protein, mitochondrial-like — protein sequence MARALKSFIPLFDRVLVQKLAAETTTKGGIMLPEKAVGKVLDATVVAVGPGSRNSKGDLMACSVKPGDRVLLPEYGGTKLKLEDQEYHLFRDGDILGKFLESEGGK from the exons ATG GCGAGAGCACTGAAAAGCTTCATTCCACTCTTCGACCGGGTCTTAGTGCAGAAATTAGCAGCAGAGACCACAACAAAAGGGGGCATTATGCTTCCGGAGAAGGCTGTCGGAAAAGTTCTGGACGCAACGGTGGTCGCTGTTGGGCCTGGATCAAGAAACTCT AAAGGTGACCTCATGGCTTGCAGTGTGAAGCCAGGAGACAGAGTGCTCCTCCCAGAGTATGGAGGCACCAAGCTCAAGCTAGAAGACCAG GAGTACCACCTCTTCAGGGACGGAGACATTCTTGGCAAATTCTTGGAGTCGGAGGGTGGCAAATGA
- the LOC118424529 gene encoding late histone H2A.1-like: MSGRGKGKAAGAKAAGSQRTKSAKAGLQFPVGRIKRYLSKGKYAERIGAGAPVYLAAVLEYLTAEVLELSGNAARDNKKSRIIPRHIQLAVRNDEELNQLMSGVTIAQGGVLPNIHNQLLPKKTGKKTAGESHPSSQSQEY, translated from the exons ATGTCTGGACGCGGTAAGGGAAAAGCAGCGGGCGCCAAAGCCGCCGGTAGCCAGCGGACCAAGTCAGCCAAGGCGGGTCTACAGTTCCCAGTCGGCCGTATCAAGAGATATCTGTCCAAGGGGAAGTACGCGGAGCGGATAGGAGCGGGCGCTCCCGTGTACCTGGCGGCCGTGCTGGAGTACCTGACCGCCGAAGTTTTGGAGCTGTCCGGTAACGCGGCCAGAGACAACAAGAAGAGCAG GATCATCCCCCGCCATATCCAGCTTGCGGTGAGAAACGACGAGGAGTTGAACCAGCTCATGTCCGGAGTGACCATCGCGCAAGGCGGCGTGCTCCCCAACATCCACAACCAGctcctgcccaagaagaccggGAAGAAAACCGCCGGCGAGTCCCACCCGTCCTCACAATCGCAGGAGTACTGA